A genomic stretch from Xenopus laevis strain J_2021 chromosome 6S, Xenopus_laevis_v10.1, whole genome shotgun sequence includes:
- the eomes.S gene encoding eomesodermin S homeolog isoform X1 — protein sequence MQLGEQLLTSSAPNLPHTFYPLPGDPSSAAHSPSLEFSVGQQHKGQQQQHKKYSSRDLQLDSPREPITASSTMLSETGEGFSVAKTLPDNGCKGSPSVEEELNSTVPTIAPRYLDSSLQAASDRYYLQPHGQQPQQTATELGSPCSIFPYAPPQHSAVYPAGGAARYPPYGSMLPPAGFSPPVCPSRPQYSSGYQYSQAPGTMYSPYPPAGTGSGLSALGLPGGSAGVRAQVFLCNRPLWLKFHRFQTEMIITKQGRRMFPFLSFNITGLNPTAHYNVFVEVVLADPNHWRFQGGKWVTCGKADNNMQGNKVYVHPESPNTGAHWMRQEISFGKLKLTNNKGANNNSTQMIVLQSLHKYQPRLHIVEVSEDGVEDLNDSAKSQTFTFPETQFIAVTAYQNTDITQLKIDHNPFAKGFRDNYDSSHQIVPGTRYSMQPFFQDQFVNNLPPARYYSGERTVPQANGLLSPQTNEEVVNAPPQRWFVTPVQQAATNKLDMGSYETDYSSGSFLTYGIKSLPIQTSHPMAYYPDAAFASMASWGSRGSTYQRKMTTSIPWSSRSSPSGFSEDLLPKDKVKEEMSSSWVETPPSIKSLDSNDSGVYTSACKRRRLSPSTSSNENSPPIKCEDIGTEDYKDGTKGLGYYSFYSSS from the exons ATGCAGCTGGGAGAGCAGTTACTGACCAGCTCTGCTCCTAATCTGCCCCACACCTTCTACCCTCTGCCAGGCGACCCCAGCAGTGCTGCCCATAGTCCCAGTTTGGAGTTCAGCGTGGGGCAGCAGCACAAGGGCCAACAGCAACAGCACAAGAAATACAGCAGCAGGGATCTCCAGTTAGACAGTCCCAGAGAACCCATCACTGCCTCTAGCACAATGCTCAGTGAAACTGGCGAAGGCTTCTCTGTAGCCAAAACGTTACCGGACAATGGGTGCAAAGGCTCCCCTTCAGTAGAGGAGGAACTCAACAGCACGGTACCGACTATAGCTCCTCGTTACTTGGACAGCAGCCTACAGGCGGCCTCTGATCGCTACTACCTACAGCCCCACGGGCAACAGCCACAGCAAACTGCCACAGAACTCGGCTCCCCATGTTCCATCTTCCCTTATGCTCCCCCACAGCACAGCGCAGTGTATCCTGCAGGAGGGGCGGCAAGGTACCCACCATACGGCAGCATGTTGCCCCCAGCCGGCTTCTCCCCTCCAGTGTGCCCATCCCGGCCCCAGTATTCCTCAGGCTACCAGTACAGCCAGGCCCCAGGGACCATGTACAGCCCATACCCACCAGCAGGTACAGGCAGTGGACTCAGTGCACTTGGGCTACCAGGCGGCAGTGCAGGAGTTCGTGCCCAGGTGTTCCTCTGCAACCGACCCCTCTGGCTGAAATTCCACCGGTTCCAGACCGAGATGATCATCACCAAGCAGGGCAG GAGGATGTTTCCTTTCCTAAGTTTTAACATCACGGGCCTGAACCCCACGGCCCATTACAATGTGTTTGTAGAGGTGGTTCTGGCTGACCCCAACCACTGGCGATTCCAAGGGGGCAAGTGGGTGACCTGTGGCAAAGCCGACAACAATATGCAAG GGAACAAGGTTTATGTGCACCCAGAGTCTCCCAACACTGGCGCCCACTGGATGAGGCAGGAGATCTCCTTTGGAAAACTCAAACTCACCAACAACAAAGGCGCTAATAACAACAGCACCCAG ATGATAGTGCTACAGTCTCTGCACAAGTACCAGCCACGTCTGCACATAGTGGAAGTGAGTGAGGATGGAGTGGAAGATCTGAACGACTCTGCTAAAAGCCAGACCTTTACCTTCCCAGAAACCCAGTTCATCGCAGTGACAGCCTATCAGAACACAGAT ATTACTCAATTGAAGATTGATCACAACCCATTCGCAAAAGGCTTCAGGGATAATTATGATTC ATCTCACCAGATAGTCCCTGGGACCCGCTACAGTATGCAACCTTTCTTCCAGGACCAGTTTGTCAACAACCTGCCCCCTGCCAGATACTACAGTGGGGAGAGGACTGTCCCCCAAGCAAATGGCCTCCTGTCCCCACAGACTAATGAAGAAGTGGTAAATGCTCCCCCACAGAGGTGGTTTGTTACCCCAGTCCAACAAGCTGCTACAAATAAACTGGACATGGGGTCCTATGAAACAGACTACTCCTCAGGTTCTTTCCTCACCTATGGTATTAAGTCTCTGCCCATCCAAACCTCCCACCCAATGGCCTACTACCCAGATGCTGCCTTTGCCTCCATGGCAAGCTGGGGAAGCAGAGGTTCTACCTATCAAAGGAAAATGACAACAAGTATACCTTGGTCCTCAAGGTCAAGTCCTTCAGGTTTCTCAGAAGATCTCCTACCCAAGGACAAGGTCAAGGAAGAGATGAGCTCTTCCTGGGTAGAAACCCCTCCCTCCATTAAATCACTAGACTCTAATGATTCAGGGGTGTATACAAGTGCTTGCAAGAGAAGGAGACTCTCCCCTAGCACCTCAAGCAATGAAAACTCCCCTCCTATAAAGTGTGAAGACATTGGCACTGAGGACTATAAAGATGGCACAAAGGGACTTGGGTATTACTCTTTCTACTCTAGTTCTTAA
- the eomes.S gene encoding eomesodermin S homeolog (The RefSeq protein has 1 substitution compared to this genomic sequence), producing MQLGEQLLTSSAPNLPHTFYPLPGDPSSAAHSPSLEFSVGQQHKGQQQQHKKYSSRDLQLDSPREPITASSTMLSETGEGFSVAKTLPDNGRKGSPSVEEELNSTVPTIAPRYLDSSLQAASDRYYLQPHGQQPQQTATELGSPCSIFPYAPPQHSAVYPAGGAARYPPYGSMLPPAGFSPPVCPSRPQYSSGYQYSQAPGTMYSPYPPAGTGSGLSALGLPGGSAGVRAQVFLCNRPLWLKFHRFQTEMIITKQGRRMFPFLSFNITGLNPTAHYNVFVEVVLADPNHWRFQGGKWVTCGKADNNMQGNKVYVHPESPNTGAHWMRQEISFGKLKLTNNKGANNNSTQMIVLQSLHKYQPRLHIVEVSEDGVEDLNDSAKSQTFTFPETQFIAVTAYQNTDITQLKIDHNPFAKGFRDNYDSMYTASESDRLTPSPADSPRSHQIVPGTRYSMQPFFQDQFVNNLPPARYYSGERTVPQANGLLSPQTNEEVVNAPPQRWFVTPVQQAATNKLDMGSYETDYSSGSFLTYGIKSLPIQTSHPMAYYPDAAFASMASWGSRGSTYQRKMTTSIPWSSRSSPSGFSEDLLPKDKVKEEMSSSWVETPPSIKSLDSNDSGVYTSACKRRRLSPSTSSNENSPPIKCEDIGTEDYKDGTKGLGYYSFYSSS from the exons ATGCAGCTGGGAGAGCAGTTACTGACCAGCTCTGCTCCTAATCTGCCCCACACCTTCTACCCTCTGCCAGGCGACCCCAGCAGTGCTGCCCATAGTCCCAGTTTGGAGTTCAGCGTGGGGCAGCAGCACAAGGGCCAACAGCAACAGCACAAGAAATACAGCAGCAGGGATCTCCAGTTAGACAGTCCCAGAGAACCCATCACTGCCTCTAGCACAATGCTCAGTGAAACTGGCGAAGGCTTCTCTGTAGCCAAAACGTTACCGGACAATGGGTGCAAAGGCTCCCCTTCAGTAGAGGAGGAACTCAACAGCACGGTACCGACTATAGCTCCTCGTTACTTGGACAGCAGCCTACAGGCGGCCTCTGATCGCTACTACCTACAGCCCCACGGGCAACAGCCACAGCAAACTGCCACAGAACTCGGCTCCCCATGTTCCATCTTCCCTTATGCTCCCCCACAGCACAGCGCAGTGTATCCTGCAGGAGGGGCGGCAAGGTACCCACCATACGGCAGCATGTTGCCCCCAGCCGGCTTCTCCCCTCCAGTGTGCCCATCCCGGCCCCAGTATTCCTCAGGCTACCAGTACAGCCAGGCCCCAGGGACCATGTACAGCCCATACCCACCAGCAGGTACAGGCAGTGGACTCAGTGCACTTGGGCTACCAGGCGGCAGTGCAGGAGTTCGTGCCCAGGTGTTCCTCTGCAACCGACCCCTCTGGCTGAAATTCCACCGGTTCCAGACCGAGATGATCATCACCAAGCAGGGCAG GAGGATGTTTCCTTTCCTAAGTTTTAACATCACGGGCCTGAACCCCACGGCCCATTACAATGTGTTTGTAGAGGTGGTTCTGGCTGACCCCAACCACTGGCGATTCCAAGGGGGCAAGTGGGTGACCTGTGGCAAAGCCGACAACAATATGCAAG GGAACAAGGTTTATGTGCACCCAGAGTCTCCCAACACTGGCGCCCACTGGATGAGGCAGGAGATCTCCTTTGGAAAACTCAAACTCACCAACAACAAAGGCGCTAATAACAACAGCACCCAG ATGATAGTGCTACAGTCTCTGCACAAGTACCAGCCACGTCTGCACATAGTGGAAGTGAGTGAGGATGGAGTGGAAGATCTGAACGACTCTGCTAAAAGCCAGACCTTTACCTTCCCAGAAACCCAGTTCATCGCAGTGACAGCCTATCAGAACACAGAT ATTACTCAATTGAAGATTGATCACAACCCATTCGCAAAAGGCTTCAGGGATAATTATGATTC CATGTACACAGCATCAGAAAGTGACAGATTAACGCCATCTCCTGCGGATTCTCCTAGATCTCACCAGATAGTCCCTGGGACCCGCTACAGTATGCAACCTTTCTTCCAGGACCAGTTTGTCAACAACCTGCCCCCTGCCAGATACTACAGTGGGGAGAGGACTGTCCCCCAAGCAAATGGCCTCCTGTCCCCACAGACTAATGAAGAAGTGGTAAATGCTCCCCCACAGAGGTGGTTTGTTACCCCAGTCCAACAAGCTGCTACAAATAAACTGGACATGGGGTCCTATGAAACAGACTACTCCTCAGGTTCTTTCCTCACCTATGGTATTAAGTCTCTGCCCATCCAAACCTCCCACCCAATGGCCTACTACCCAGATGCTGCCTTTGCCTCCATGGCAAGCTGGGGAAGCAGAGGTTCTACCTATCAAAGGAAAATGACAACAAGTATACCTTGGTCCTCAAGGTCAAGTCCTTCAGGTTTCTCAGAAGATCTCCTACCCAAGGACAAGGTCAAGGAAGAGATGAGCTCTTCCTGGGTAGAAACCCCTCCCTCCATTAAATCACTAGACTCTAATGATTCAGGGGTGTATACAAGTGCTTGCAAGAGAAGGAGACTCTCCCCTAGCACCTCAAGCAATGAAAACTCCCCTCCTATAAAGTGTGAAGACATTGGCACTGAGGACTATAAAGATGGCACAAAGGGACTTGGGTATTACTCTTTCTACTCTAGTTCTTAA